Proteins from one Nakamurella multipartita DSM 44233 genomic window:
- a CDS encoding NAD-dependent epimerase/dehydratase family protein encodes MKVLVTGATSLVGRVTVRRLVDRGDEVTTLQRGTTDLPGRALRGSLTDPDAVERACAGQDAVIHLAARVGAAGPWSEFERVNVTGTANLLAAARRAGAGAFVHVSSPSVAHAGRSLVGAEADPANPATARGAYARSKALGERAALAASSPAMPVVVLRPHLIWGPGDTQLVGRVVDRARRGRLALVGPGTALVDTLYVDNAADALVAALDQAPRLGGRVFVLSNGQPRTAAELTARVLAAAGLTVTPRHVPRWLAVAGGSLVEQVWARTGRTDDPPMTRFLAEQLATAHWFRQAPAQAALHWRPAVGLDEGFARLADWFRSGRV; translated from the coding sequence GTGAAGGTCCTGGTCACCGGGGCCACCAGCCTGGTCGGGCGGGTGACCGTCCGGCGCCTGGTGGACCGGGGCGACGAGGTCACCACCCTGCAGCGCGGGACCACCGACCTGCCCGGACGCGCGCTCCGCGGCTCGCTCACCGACCCGGATGCCGTGGAACGGGCCTGCGCCGGGCAGGACGCCGTCATTCACCTGGCCGCCCGGGTCGGCGCGGCCGGCCCGTGGTCCGAGTTCGAACGGGTCAACGTCACCGGCACCGCCAATCTGCTGGCCGCCGCCCGCCGGGCCGGGGCCGGGGCGTTCGTGCACGTCTCGTCGCCGTCGGTGGCCCATGCCGGGCGCTCCCTGGTCGGCGCCGAGGCCGATCCGGCGAACCCGGCGACCGCCCGCGGCGCCTACGCCCGGAGCAAGGCGCTGGGCGAGCGGGCCGCCCTGGCGGCCTCGTCGCCGGCGATGCCGGTGGTGGTGCTGCGTCCGCACCTGATCTGGGGACCGGGCGACACCCAGCTGGTCGGCCGGGTGGTGGACCGGGCCCGGCGCGGCCGCCTGGCCCTCGTCGGCCCCGGCACCGCCCTGGTCGACACCCTGTACGTGGACAACGCCGCGGACGCGCTGGTGGCCGCGCTGGATCAGGCCCCCCGGCTGGGTGGGCGGGTGTTCGTCCTGTCCAACGGGCAGCCGCGCACGGCGGCCGAACTGACCGCCCGGGTGCTGGCCGCGGCCGGCCTGACCGTGACCCCCCGGCACGTCCCGAGGTGGCTGGCCGTCGCGGGCGGGTCGCTGGTCGAGCAGGTCTGGGCGCGCACCGGCCGCACCGACGATCCGCCGATGACCCGGTTCCTGGCCGAGCAGCTGGCCACCGCGCACTGGTTCCGCCAGGCCCCCGCCCAGGCCGCCCTGCACTGGCGGCCGGCGGTCGGCCTGGACGAGGGCTTCGCCCGGTTGGCCGACTGGTTCCGGTCCGGACGGGTCTGA
- a CDS encoding winged helix-turn-helix transcriptional regulator, with product MDPTTDASFDVFAVDCPSRVILQRIGDRWSMFVIAALSARPLRFTQLKNHIGGITPKVLTETLRALETDGLVARRAFAEMPPRVEYRLTPLGLSLLEPINAVRAWAERNVAQVLAARARAGG from the coding sequence ATGGACCCGACCACCGATGCGAGCTTCGACGTGTTCGCCGTCGACTGCCCGAGCCGGGTCATCCTGCAGCGGATCGGCGACCGCTGGTCGATGTTCGTGATCGCCGCCCTGAGCGCGCGTCCGCTGCGGTTCACCCAACTCAAGAACCACATCGGCGGTATCACCCCGAAGGTGCTCACCGAGACCCTGCGGGCATTGGAGACCGACGGACTGGTCGCGCGCCGGGCCTTCGCCGAGATGCCGCCCCGGGTGGAGTACCGGCTCACCCCGCTCGGCCTGTCGTTGCTCGAACCGATCAACGCCGTCCGGGCCTGGGCCGAGCGCAACGTTGCGCAGGTGCTGGCCGCCCGGGCCCGGGCCGGCGGCTGA
- a CDS encoding NAD-dependent epimerase/dehydratase family protein gives MKIIITGGTGFIGSAVLDRLLARDHDVIALVRSDQAAAAVAGRGATAVIGDLTDPDWLTGHLAHGDGAIHAAAAGDGTDADLDAGVVKAVGHAFGGTGRPYLHTGGIWLYGANRHITEQSPVDPPAIVAWRVPVEQSLLGADVAATVVVPGIVYGHGRGIPALVAGGPRTEDGALTLIGDGRQHWVTVHVDDLAELYVQLLEQGSGFGHVVAAAPGNPTVRELAAAVAGPAGVAAQDVAGTRARLGASFADALLIDQGADAARARALGWAPRRPSLLDEFTRGSYAG, from the coding sequence ATGAAGATCATCATCACCGGCGGGACCGGTTTCATCGGCAGTGCTGTGCTGGATCGTCTCCTCGCCCGCGACCACGACGTCATCGCCCTCGTCCGCAGCGATCAGGCGGCCGCCGCCGTGGCCGGCCGCGGGGCCACTGCGGTCATCGGCGACCTCACCGACCCGGATTGGCTGACCGGGCACCTCGCGCACGGCGACGGGGCCATCCATGCCGCCGCGGCCGGCGACGGCACCGACGCCGACCTCGACGCCGGCGTCGTCAAGGCGGTCGGCCATGCGTTCGGCGGCACCGGCCGCCCCTACCTGCACACCGGCGGCATCTGGCTCTACGGCGCCAACCGGCACATCACCGAGCAGTCCCCGGTCGACCCGCCGGCCATCGTGGCCTGGCGGGTGCCGGTCGAGCAGTCCCTGCTCGGCGCGGACGTGGCTGCCACGGTGGTCGTCCCCGGGATCGTCTACGGCCACGGCCGCGGCATCCCGGCCCTGGTCGCCGGCGGTCCGCGCACTGAGGACGGCGCCCTGACCCTGATCGGCGACGGCCGGCAGCACTGGGTGACCGTGCACGTCGACGACCTGGCCGAGCTGTATGTGCAGCTGCTTGAGCAGGGCTCGGGCTTCGGTCACGTCGTCGCCGCCGCGCCGGGCAATCCGACCGTGCGTGAGCTGGCCGCGGCGGTGGCCGGCCCGGCCGGGGTGGCGGCCCAGGACGTCGCCGGCACCCGGGCCCGGTTGGGCGCTTCGTTCGCCGACGCGTTGCTGATCGACCAGGGCGCGGACGCGGCCCGGGCCCGGGCGCTGGGCTGGGCGCCGCGACGACCCAGCCTGCTGGACGAGTTCACCCGGGGGTCCTACGCCGGGTGA
- a CDS encoding DUF1707 SHOCT-like domain-containing protein, giving the protein MSAPSSGPDPSQIRIGDAERNSALDALSEHLGKGRIDLDEFGTRSAQVTQARTVADLRALFTDLPLPHPTLPGPATVSAPPPAMRPAASPARPDDARTPAQRGAAVLLAASGILSLVLFFVTKTWLVFLIPALIAVVTSAMWGGDWRNRS; this is encoded by the coding sequence GTGAGCGCGCCATCATCGGGACCCGATCCGTCGCAGATCCGGATCGGCGACGCCGAACGCAACTCGGCCCTGGACGCGCTCAGCGAGCACCTGGGCAAGGGCCGGATCGACCTGGACGAGTTCGGCACCCGCAGCGCGCAGGTCACCCAGGCCCGCACGGTGGCCGACCTGCGGGCGCTGTTCACCGACCTGCCGCTGCCGCACCCCACCCTGCCGGGTCCGGCCACGGTGAGCGCGCCGCCGCCGGCGATGCGTCCGGCCGCGTCCCCGGCCCGGCCGGACGATGCGCGGACGCCGGCGCAACGCGGCGCGGCGGTGCTGCTGGCCGCCTCCGGCATCCTGAGCCTGGTGCTGTTCTTCGTCACCAAGACCTGGCTGGTGTTCCTGATCCCGGCGCTGATCGCCGTCGTGACCAGCGCCATGTGGGGCGGCGACTGGCGCAACCGGAGCTGA
- a CDS encoding LpqB family beta-propeller domain-containing protein — translation MIGPSPDRRRRLAVLLLLLCGVLVAGCTAIPGSSAAVDVTRIADQVDPVVPDAPTPGAQPDQVVRGFIAASARPDADGGTGSSFAAARQYLTPEAQAAWQPSTQPVVILDDNYRTEVDQAASGVVTVAGNSPGGLDAQRSFHSASSAYARALHLVKVDDQWRISDPPPDLLLTSADFPTAYRQRVLYFLDQSGSVVVPDIRHIVIGQTTANRASRLLAMLLDGPADAINNAVTSSFTARSGLRSNPSVDPDGVLQVDFTGVDTSTTEARRALAAQVVWTLSPTTPRISISVDGIPLDPAQPVYTINSVSSFDPDRLPGTGQVASDPFYVSPAGAITGLLDGKAVAGPLGTGSPTVISAAASATTGVTAAVAIDPAGGEQLLLSSPDQVGRADPALKADTLTQPSLTRAGDEAWVVQNGASKPEVYRVSTSGTPSRERVRADELTGKGSVTALALSPDGVRIAIVAGGQLYVGVLTPAPAEGATAPTTTPAAGRNESSGQTPLEISGLTPLRTSLQDVGPVTFVNSLELVVAAATTADGFRSLWNVSIDGYDARKISDNGIFGNIDGLAAAASEPMLITFGGRVWQLEGSQADGKWQSPVSGQPFLNGSSPFYPS, via the coding sequence GTGATCGGCCCGTCGCCGGACCGTCGTCGCCGGCTCGCCGTTCTGCTCCTGCTGCTCTGCGGTGTCCTGGTCGCCGGCTGCACGGCGATCCCCGGATCGAGCGCGGCCGTCGACGTCACCCGGATCGCCGACCAGGTGGATCCGGTGGTGCCGGACGCGCCCACCCCGGGGGCCCAACCCGATCAGGTGGTCCGTGGCTTCATCGCGGCCAGCGCCCGGCCGGACGCCGACGGCGGCACCGGGTCGAGTTTCGCCGCCGCCCGCCAGTACCTCACCCCGGAGGCGCAGGCGGCCTGGCAGCCCAGCACCCAGCCGGTGGTGATCCTGGACGACAACTACCGCACCGAGGTGGACCAGGCCGCGTCCGGGGTGGTCACCGTGGCCGGCAACTCGCCCGGCGGCCTGGATGCCCAGCGCTCGTTCCACTCGGCCTCGAGTGCTTACGCGCGGGCCCTGCACCTGGTCAAGGTCGACGACCAGTGGCGGATCAGCGATCCGCCACCGGACCTGCTGCTGACCAGCGCGGACTTCCCGACCGCCTACCGCCAGCGGGTGCTGTACTTCCTGGACCAGTCGGGGTCGGTGGTCGTCCCCGACATCCGGCACATCGTGATCGGTCAGACCACCGCCAACCGGGCCAGCCGGCTGCTGGCGATGCTGCTGGACGGCCCGGCCGATGCCATCAACAATGCGGTGACCAGCAGCTTCACCGCCCGCTCCGGCCTGCGCTCGAACCCGTCGGTCGACCCGGACGGGGTGCTGCAGGTCGACTTCACCGGCGTGGACACCTCGACCACCGAGGCCCGGCGGGCCCTGGCCGCGCAGGTGGTGTGGACCCTGTCGCCGACCACGCCGCGGATCTCGATCAGCGTGGACGGGATACCGCTGGACCCGGCGCAGCCGGTGTACACGATCAACTCGGTGTCCTCGTTCGACCCGGACCGGCTGCCCGGCACCGGACAGGTGGCCTCCGATCCGTTCTACGTCAGCCCCGCCGGGGCGATCACCGGGCTGCTGGACGGCAAGGCGGTGGCCGGTCCGCTGGGCACCGGCAGCCCGACGGTGATCTCGGCGGCGGCCTCGGCGACCACCGGGGTGACCGCCGCGGTGGCCATCGACCCGGCCGGCGGGGAGCAACTGCTGCTCAGCTCGCCCGACCAGGTCGGGCGGGCCGATCCGGCGCTCAAGGCGGACACGCTCACCCAGCCCAGCCTGACCCGGGCCGGGGATGAGGCGTGGGTGGTCCAGAACGGGGCGAGCAAGCCCGAGGTGTACCGGGTGTCGACCTCCGGCACGCCGAGCCGGGAACGGGTGCGGGCCGACGAGCTCACCGGCAAGGGATCGGTGACCGCGTTGGCTCTGTCCCCGGACGGGGTGCGGATCGCGATCGTGGCCGGCGGACAGCTCTACGTCGGGGTGCTGACCCCGGCCCCGGCCGAGGGGGCCACGGCGCCGACCACGACCCCGGCGGCCGGCCGCAACGAGTCGAGCGGGCAGACGCCCCTGGAGATCTCCGGCCTGACCCCGCTGCGGACCTCGCTGCAGGACGTCGGGCCGGTCACCTTCGTCAACTCGCTGGAGCTGGTGGTGGCCGCCGCGACCACCGCGGACGGCTTCCGCAGCCTGTGGAACGTCAGCATCGACGGCTACGACGCGCGCAAGATCAGCGACAACGGCATCTTCGGCAACATCGACGGGCTGGCCGCCGCGGCCAGCGAGCCGATGCTGATCACCTTCGGTGGCCGGGTGTGGCAGCTGGAGGGAAGCCAGGCCGACGGCAAGTGGCAGTCACCGGTGTCCGGCCAACCCTTCCTCAACGGGTCCTCGCCGTTCTACCCGAGCTGA
- the mtrB gene encoding MtrAB system histidine kinase MtrB, translating into MDSRLTRLRGQARRGLTAARSRIAFWSRSLLVRVVVLTLSLSAVVMITLGLILQQQITAGLLQSKIDAATVEIDNARQTVQNSLSGADSDPNSLREQLQLALTEIGRVDGSSGAQNSTAGVFEPVIVPSRIGSDADLAVAQPLADVPAELRARVSQGNVSYQYTTIRRDGQAIPALVVGSPARTSTDSFEVYLIFPLAGEQGTVQVVQRTLLVGGVALAIALTGISALVAMQVVRPVRRAAASARKLAAGDLAERMPVKGPIELETLASSFNGMAEAIRVQIRQLEEFGKLQRRFTSDVSHELRTPLTTVRMAADMLYDGRSDFPEYLGRSTELLVDELDRFESLLTDLLEISRYDAGMAELSAETIDIRSCIHASIAAAAPLADQFDVQIVTVLPEHAVVAELDTRRVDRILRNLLNNAIDHADGKPVEVELAADPDVLAITVTDHGVGLRPGEAGLVFNRFWRADPSRQRHTGGTGLGLAISLEDARLHGGWLQASGTPGEGARFRLTLPRQHGGLITHSPLALRADGSAAGSGATPDEAAPVRMMVDDGALKPAPREDELHPASVPVGGATAALISPEVAAAEDQPAAPGAPGPAGGAGAASTDAASPVAR; encoded by the coding sequence GTGGACTCCCGGCTGACCCGGCTGCGCGGGCAGGCGCGCCGCGGCCTGACCGCCGCCCGCTCCCGGATCGCCTTCTGGAGCCGGTCGCTGCTGGTCCGGGTGGTGGTGCTGACCCTGAGCCTGTCGGCGGTCGTGATGATCACCCTGGGCCTGATCCTGCAGCAGCAGATCACCGCCGGGCTGCTGCAGTCCAAGATCGACGCGGCCACCGTGGAGATCGACAACGCCCGGCAGACCGTGCAGAACAGCCTCTCCGGCGCGGATTCGGACCCGAATTCACTGCGCGAGCAACTGCAGCTGGCGCTGACCGAGATCGGCCGGGTCGACGGCTCCTCCGGGGCGCAGAACTCGACCGCCGGGGTGTTCGAGCCCGTCATCGTGCCTAGCCGGATCGGCTCGGACGCGGACCTGGCGGTGGCCCAGCCGCTCGCCGACGTGCCGGCCGAACTGCGGGCCCGGGTCTCCCAGGGCAACGTCTCCTACCAGTACACGACGATCCGCCGGGACGGTCAGGCCATCCCTGCCCTGGTGGTCGGCAGTCCCGCCCGGACCAGCACCGATTCGTTCGAGGTCTACCTGATCTTCCCGCTGGCCGGCGAACAGGGCACCGTGCAGGTGGTGCAGCGGACGCTGCTGGTCGGCGGCGTCGCCCTGGCCATCGCGCTGACCGGCATCTCCGCCCTGGTCGCCATGCAGGTGGTGCGACCGGTGCGCCGGGCCGCGGCGAGCGCGCGCAAGCTGGCGGCCGGCGACCTGGCCGAGCGGATGCCGGTCAAGGGACCGATCGAGCTGGAGACCCTGGCCAGCTCGTTCAACGGCATGGCCGAGGCGATCCGGGTGCAGATCCGGCAACTGGAGGAGTTCGGCAAGCTGCAGCGGCGGTTCACCTCCGACGTCTCGCACGAGCTGCGCACGCCGCTGACCACCGTCCGGATGGCCGCCGACATGCTCTACGACGGGCGGTCGGACTTCCCCGAGTACCTGGGCCGGTCCACCGAGCTGCTGGTCGACGAGCTGGACCGGTTCGAGTCGCTGCTCACCGACCTGCTGGAGATCAGCCGGTACGACGCCGGGATGGCCGAGCTGAGCGCGGAGACGATCGACATCCGGTCCTGCATCCACGCGAGCATCGCCGCGGCCGCGCCGCTGGCCGACCAGTTCGACGTCCAGATCGTCACCGTGTTGCCCGAGCACGCGGTGGTCGCCGAGCTCGACACCCGACGGGTCGACCGGATCCTGCGCAACCTGCTCAACAACGCCATCGACCACGCCGACGGCAAGCCGGTCGAGGTCGAGCTGGCCGCCGACCCGGACGTGCTGGCCATCACCGTGACCGACCACGGCGTCGGGCTGCGGCCGGGCGAGGCCGGGCTGGTGTTCAACCGGTTCTGGCGGGCCGACCCGTCCCGGCAACGACACACCGGCGGCACCGGCCTGGGGCTGGCCATCTCGCTGGAGGACGCCCGGCTGCACGGCGGCTGGCTGCAGGCCTCCGGCACGCCCGGGGAGGGGGCCCGCTTCCGGCTCACGCTGCCCCGCCAGCACGGCGGCCTGATCACCCACTCGCCGTTGGCCCTGCGCGCGGACGGGTCGGCGGCCGGCTCCGGCGCCACCCCGGACGAGGCCGCTCCGGTGCGGATGATGGTCGACGACGGAGCGCTCAAGCCGGCCCCGCGCGAGGACGAACTGCACCCGGCCTCGGTCCCGGTCGGCGGGGCCACCGCCGCGTTGATCAGCCCCGAGGTCGCCGCGGCCGAGGACCAGCCGGCCGCACCCGGCGCCCCCGGCCCCGCTGGGGGAGCGGGCGCGGCCAGCACCGACGCGGCCAGCCCGGTGGCCCGGTGA
- the mtrA gene encoding MtrAB system response regulator MtrA has translation MKARVLVVDDDPALAEMLTIVLRGEGFDTAVVRDGSKAVDAFRDVHPDLVLLDLMLPGVSGLDVCKEIRAESGIPIIMLTAKTDTVDVVLGLESGADDYVMKPFKPKELTARIRARLRRADVGSAERLRVADVDIDVPGHQVTRDGEPISLTPLEFDLLVALARKPRQVFTREVLLEKVWGYRHAADTRLVNVHVQRLRSKIEKDPEHPEVVVTVRGVGYRAGAA, from the coding sequence ATGAAAGCGCGCGTGCTGGTGGTCGACGATGACCCCGCCCTGGCCGAGATGTTGACCATCGTGCTGCGGGGGGAGGGCTTCGACACGGCCGTCGTGCGGGACGGGTCGAAGGCGGTGGACGCCTTCCGGGACGTGCACCCCGACCTGGTGCTGCTGGACCTGATGCTGCCCGGGGTGTCCGGGCTCGACGTCTGCAAGGAGATCCGGGCCGAGTCCGGCATCCCGATCATCATGTTGACGGCCAAGACCGACACGGTCGACGTCGTGCTCGGGCTGGAGTCGGGCGCCGACGACTACGTGATGAAGCCGTTCAAGCCCAAGGAGCTGACCGCCCGGATCCGGGCCCGGCTCCGGCGCGCCGACGTCGGCTCGGCCGAACGGCTGCGGGTGGCCGACGTGGACATCGATGTGCCCGGCCATCAGGTCACCCGGGACGGCGAACCGATCTCGCTGACCCCGCTGGAGTTCGACCTGCTGGTCGCGCTGGCCCGCAAGCCGCGCCAGGTGTTCACCCGTGAGGTGCTGCTGGAGAAGGTCTGGGGGTACCGGCACGCCGCGGACACCCGGCTGGTCAACGTGCACGTGCAGCGGCTGCGGTCCAAGATCGAAAAGGATCCCGAGCACCCGGAGGTGGTCGTCACCGTCCGCGGCGTCGGTTACCGGGCGGGTGCGGCGTAG
- a CDS encoding dTMP kinase → MGRLIVIEGLDGSGKRTLTQALAARWQADGRTVATLAFPRYGLDVHADLVQDALYGRLGDLSDSIYGPAVLFALDRRAAAGQIRDLRQAHDVLLLDRYVTSNAAYGSARLGGPDRPTDFPAWVRALEIDRFGVPAPDHQILLATSVELAGQRARNRADQDQDRALDRFEADDGLQRRTAAMYRRLAEQDYLSPWTVLTPDSDGSFSLPAAVVG, encoded by the coding sequence GTGGGACGACTGATCGTCATCGAGGGACTGGACGGTTCGGGCAAGCGCACGCTCACCCAGGCGCTGGCCGCCCGGTGGCAGGCCGACGGCCGGACGGTGGCGACCCTGGCGTTTCCCCGGTACGGGCTCGACGTGCACGCCGACCTGGTCCAGGACGCGTTGTACGGGCGCCTGGGCGATCTGTCCGACAGCATCTACGGACCGGCCGTGTTGTTCGCCCTGGACCGGCGGGCCGCGGCCGGGCAGATCCGGGACCTGCGGCAGGCGCACGACGTGCTGCTGCTGGACCGCTACGTCACCTCCAACGCCGCCTACGGCAGCGCCCGGCTGGGCGGTCCGGACCGGCCGACCGACTTCCCGGCCTGGGTGCGGGCCCTGGAGATCGATCGGTTCGGCGTGCCGGCGCCCGACCATCAGATCCTGCTGGCCACCTCGGTCGAGCTGGCCGGGCAACGCGCCCGGAACCGGGCCGATCAGGATCAGGACCGCGCCCTGGACCGGTTCGAGGCCGACGACGGCCTGCAGCGGCGGACCGCCGCGATGTACCGGCGGCTGGCCGAGCAGGACTATCTGTCGCCGTGGACGGTGCTCACCCCGGACTCCGACGGGTCGTTCAGCCTGCCGGCGGCGGTGGTGGGATGA